The following are encoded together in the Strongyloides ratti genome assembly S_ratti_ED321, chromosome : 2 genome:
- a CDS encoding Potassium channel family and Potassium channel tetramerisation-type BTB domain and Potassium channel, voltage dependent, Kv family and Potassium channel, voltage dependent, Kv9 family and Ion transport domain and BTB/POZ fold domain and Voltage-dependent channel, four helix bundle domain-containing protein, giving the protein MALYVKENSSFQATPFESYLQQPKKTTTCSKDKVDNNTFDNSHDNIMKFEDKYIPNNLSLTMTRSRINCEVLDNDLHELKNRSNTDITNNKSETPSFTFCTGSNNQYNDSTSKKSHRVRKLGHISKQSQFLLLNIGGQQFRIKTNTIKYRCPVSLLGVFCDMTHEERLTQCDGYIEETDEYYFERCGRLFEPIFDFFTTGHFHKPTDICEERVLMEIDFWKIQKTYFAPCCMGSNEKFVEYEGIDEFDDDFNNPYSGRDKGWYNSFRKKLYRICEEPTSSRVAQIFGITSIGMVIISVSAMIVASMPEFQRHINGTNNSMAFNGEGDPILFLEIIEWICMIWFTVEYILRILVAPKKFKFIISPLNLIDIFTIVPFYLEVILSYGEHLATINDLSSMPNYAVSTIVDLKALALVLRAVRVMRVTRVFKLARYSSGLKSFGLTVRTSLPELSMLGLFLLTTVIFFSTLMYFAEKDEPNTKFKSIPAASWWCIITMTTVGYGDSLPTTAFGKFIASGASIGGVLVLAFPITMIVENFSKNYASETNDFQKVRIRRRMAKAYG; this is encoded by the exons ATGGCATTATATGTCAAAGAAAATAGCTCTTTTCAAGCCACACCCTTTGAAAGTTATCTTCAACAACCTAAAAAGACTACTACTTGTAGTAAAGATAAAGTTGATAACAACACTTTTGACAATAGTcatgataatattatgaaatttgaagataaatatattccTAATAATCTATCCCTTACTATGACTAGATCACGTATTAATTGTGAAGTTTTGGATAACGATTTacatgaattaaaaaatagaagTAATACTGATATAACTAATAACAAATCAGAAACTCCCTCATTTACCTTTTGTACAGGATCTAATAATCAATATAATGATAGTACATCCAAAAAAAGCCATAGAGTTAGAAAATTAGGACATATTTCAAAACAAagtcaatttttattattaaatattggtGGTCAACAATTTagaattaaaacaaatacaataaaa tatCGATGTCCAGTAAGTCTTTTAGGAGTATTTTGTGATATGACACATGAAGAACGTCTAACACAATGTGATGGTTATATTGAAGAAACTgatgaatattattttgaacgGTGTGGTCGATTATTTGAAccaatatttgatttttttacaacGGGTCACTTTCACAAACCAACAGATATTTGTGAGGAACGAGTTTTAATGGAAATAGATTTTTGGAAAATACAAAAAACATACTTTGCTCCATGTTGTATGGGaagtaatgaaaaatttgtaGAATATGAGGGTATTGATGAATTTGATgatgattttaataatccATATTCTGGGAGAGATAAAGGTTGGTATAAtagttttagaaaaaaattataccgTATTTGTGAGGAACCAACATCAAGTAGAGTGGCACAAATATTTGGTATAACATCAATTGGAATGGTAATTATTTCAGTTTCTGCAATGATTGTTGCTAGTATGCCTGAATTTCAAAGACATATTAATGGTACAAATAATTCAATGGCATTTAATGGTGAAGGTGATcctatattatttttagaaattataGAATGGATTTGTATGATATGGTTTACAgttgaatatattttaagaattttGGTTGcaccaaaaaaatttaaatttattatctcTCCACTCAATTTGattgatatttttactattgtTCCATTTTATCTTGAAGTTATACTATCATACGGAG aaCATCTAGCGACAATCAACGATTTGTCTT cAATGCCTAACTATGCTGTTTCTACGATTGTTGATTTGAAAGCACTTGCTTTGGTTCTTAGAGCTGTACGTGTTATGAGAGTAACGAGAGTTTTTAAATTAGCAAGATATTCAAGTGgattaaaaagttttggATTAACTGTTAGAACAAG tctTCCTGAATTATCAATGTTGGGTTTGTTTCTTTTAACAACAGTTATCTTTTTTTCAACATTAATGTATTTTGCCGAAAAAGATGAACCAAACACCAAATTTAAATCTATTCCTGCTGCATCATGGTGGTGTATAA ttacAATGACAACAGTAGGCTATGGTGACAGTCTCCCTACAACAGCATTTGGTAAATTCATAGCATCAGGAGCAAGTATAGGAGGAGTTTTAGTATTAGCATTTCCAATAACTATGATAgttgaaaatttttctaagAATTATGCAAGTGAGACAAATGACTTTCAAAAAGTAAGAATTAGAAGAAGAATGGCAAAAGCTTATGGATag
- a CDS encoding FI14826p, with translation MTGFVQTSSSGATDDDFYENEIIKKNIGNNTNNNVFQKSNKHSGAKELASLYSKEKRLQEIISLTFGLSLLIVNGFFLILTINQISILSLVSCVFLGILAADILSGLVHWAADTWGTVESTFGKAFIRSFREHHVDPTAITRHDFIECNGDNFLVIIPVMAFITYQHLFYDEEYLKSCLSKHWFWFLLCIYGAMTNQIHKWSHTWKDLNPIVQKLQSWHIILPRQHHKIHHIAPHACSYCITTGWLNYPLDKIQFWRGAEWIITKITGLQPRDDDLMWAMKK, from the exons atgacTGGTTTTGTTCAGACATCTTCTTCAGGAGCTACTGATGAtgatttttatgaaaatgagattattaaaaaaaatattggtaataatactaataataatgtatttcaaaaaagtaataaacaTTCTGGAGCTAAAGAGTTAGCTAGTTTATATAGTAAAG aaaaaCGATTACAGgaaattatatcattaacTTTTGGATTAAGTTTATTAATAGTAAatggattttttttaatattaacaataaatcaAATAAGTATATTATCTTTGGTAAGTTGTGTCTTTCTTGGTATATTAGCTGCTGATATATTATCTGGACTTGTTCATTGGGCTGCTGATACCTGGGGAACTGTTGAAAGTACATTTGGAAAAGCTTTTATTAGATCATTTCGGGAACATCATGTAGATCCAACAGCTATTACTAGACATGATTTTATTGAATGTAATGGTGATAATTTTCTTGTAATAATACCTGTAATGGCTTTTATAACATATCAACATCTATTTTATGATGAAGAATACTTAAAAAGTTGTTTATCAAAACATTGGTTTTGGtttttattatgtatttATGGGGCAATGACTAATCAAATTCATAAATGGTCCCATACCTGGAAAGACCTTAATCCAATTGTTCAAAAATTACAATCATGGCATATCATTTTACCACGCCAACACCATAAAATTCACCATATAGCTCCACATGCCTGTAGTTATTGTATCACTACAGGTTGGTTGAATTATCCTCTTGATAAGATTCAATTTTGGAGAGGAGCTGAATGGattattactaaaataaCAGGCCTTCAACCAAGAGATGATGATCTGATGTGGgctatgaaaaaataa
- a CDS encoding Solute carrier family 22 member 15: MSTETRKKWFPEWVNTFNLLVFFLWQSKSFMGTQMIFAIFSNYVSKWRCEGVGNYGKNCTIFNSGCKLEYENNYFYSAALKFGWVCSDDSYMVAFSSQLQFFGVLIGTVFFGILSDAIGRRKTSIINVGLGCSFILISSFIDNSKFFVFSRFVIGLANGGSLNSGVTYCMEVLPSDKRIFIKCLFNWGLSRVLLTAICYYFNNYASALLVSGLMVIPAILLLIFYFPESPTWYHYKNMEEKMIKSEKIIAKLSNIEYVKIQHEPITKKESFLELLKDKIILKKLSILWCMWFVASLCGYSIDLHSSEISGNLYINQFFFGFTIYFSKLIVPTIDSHCQWFTRRLFHQGAQAIVVICFGILALLVAIKYNGLVILILNVIGVVFIEFSWDACYLCAIESMPTNVRSSSLGSCSLMARIGSIISPMLPYLNTFWPPMAYFVVACLGLINLLVSFFFLKETKNVFLDKVHLTEKNDDVTNCSIELLNKHTKNSNNNI; encoded by the exons atgtctacagaaacaagaaaaaaatggTTTCCAGAGTGGGTGAATACATTTAATcttttggttttttttttatggcAATCTAAAAGTTTCATGGGAACACAGATGATTTTTGctatttttagtaattatGTTTCAAAATGGAGATGTGAAGGAGTCGGAAATTATGGTAAAAATTGTACAATCTTCAATTCTGGATGTAAACTAGagtatgaaaataattatttttactcaGCTGCTCTTAAATTTGGTTGGGTATGTAGTGATGATAGTTATATGGTAGCATTCTCATCacaattacaattttttggTGTCCTTATTGGAACagttttttttggaattctTAGTGATGCTATTGGGAGAAGAAAAACTAGTATAATTAATGTTGGATTAGGATGTTCATTTATCTTAATATCAagttttattgataattctaaattttttgtcTTTTCACGTTTTGTAATTGGTTTAGCTAATGGTGGTTCATTAAATAGTGGAGTAACTTATTGTATGGAAGTTTTACCTTCtgataaaagaatatttattaaatgtttatttaattggGGTTTATCTCGAGTTCTTTTAACAGCaatatgttattattttaataattatgcATCAGCACTACTAGTTAGTGGATTAATGGTGATACCAGCTATATTGTTacttatattttactttCCTGAATCACCAACATGGTatcattacaaaaatatggaagaaaaaatgataaaaagtgaaaaaattattgctAAATTATCAAACATAGAGTATGTAAAAATTCAGCATGAACcaattacaaaaaaagaatctttcttagaattattaaaagataaaattattttaaaaaaactttctaTACTTTGGTGTATGTGGTTTGTTGCATCATTGTGTGGTTATAGTATAGATTTACATAGTAGTGAAATATCTGGTAATCTTTatataaatcaatttttctttggttttactatatatttttcaaaattaatcGTTCCAACCATTGATAGTCATTGTCAATGGTTTACAAGAAGACTTTTTCATCAAGGAGCACAAGCAATTGTAGTTATTTGCTTTGGTATTCTAGCTCTATTAGTagcaattaaatataat ggactagttatattaatattaaatgttattgGAGTTGTTTTTATTGAATTTAGTTGGGATGCTTGTTATCTTTGTGCAATTGAAAGTATGCCAACAAACGTCAGGAGTAGTAGTTTAGGAAGTTGTTCATTAATGGCAAGAATTGGCTCAATTATCTCACCAATGTTACCATACCTTAATACTTTTTGGCCCCCAATGGCATATTTTGTAGTTGCCTGCCTTGGCCTCATAAATCTTTTAGtttcatttttctttttaaaagaaactaaaaatgtttttcttGATAAGGTACATCTTACcgaaaaaaatgatgatgtAACAAATTGTTCTATTGagcttttaaataaacatacaaaaaatagtaataataatatctaa